Proteins found in one Miscanthus floridulus cultivar M001 chromosome 4, ASM1932011v1, whole genome shotgun sequence genomic segment:
- the LOC136550697 gene encoding dirigent protein 1-like — protein MMYPRFTRAAALLAAIVVVLQLLQLAAAVRPAPAVAGASDMQHLHFFMHDGYPTAVLVVNGSTAAPVLPGNRRFGDTMVMALSPFWPRIKGLFSTSVDDVLTEGPSRASRPVGRAQGTYVLASLEEAHPALLLSMNLVLADGSTVAVMGRNDLMAPVRELSVVGGTGRFRMATGYVLWKTASWRADNAAVLELDVFLRAS, from the exons ATGATGTATCCTCGCTTCACACGCGCAGCAGCCCTGCTGGCGGCCATTGTTGTTGTGCTCCAGCTGCTGCAGCTGGCCGCGGCCGTCCGCCCCGCTcccgccgtcgccggcgccagCGACATGCAGCACCTGCACTTCTTCATGCACGACGGGTACCCCACCGCCGTGCTGGTCGTGAACGGCAGCACGGCGGCTCCGGTGCTCCCCGGCAACCGTCGGTTCGGCGACACGATGGTGAtggcactg agcccattttggccgaggatcaaaggtctgttctctactagtgtggaCGACGTGCTGACGGAGGGGCCGAGCCGGGCGTCCAGGCCCGTGGGCCGCGCGCAGGGGACCTACGTGCTGGCGTCCCTGGAGGAGGCCCACCCCGCGTTGCTGCTGTCCATGAACCTCGTGCTCGCCGACGGCAGCACGGTGGCGGTGATGGGCCGGAACGACCTCATGGCGCCCGTGCGCGAGCTCTCCGTCGTCGGCGGCACCGGCCGGTTCCGCATGGCCACGGGGTACGTGCTCTGGAAGACCGCCAGCTGGCGCGCCGACAACGCCGCCGTGCTCGAGCTCGATGTCTTCCTGCGTGCCTCATGA
- the LOC136549296 gene encoding probable pyridoxal 5'-phosphate synthase subunit PDX1.1, whose amino-acid sequence MASDGSGVVTVYGNNGAALLEPSKQPKSAAFSVKVGLAQMLRGGVIMDVVTPEQARIAEEAGACAVMALERVPADIRAQGGVARMSDPGLIRDIKRAVTIPVMAKARIGHFVEAQILEAVGVDYVDESEVLTPADDAHHINKHNFRVPFVCGCRDLGEALRRVREGAAMIRTKGEAGTGNVVEAVRHVRSVMGDVRALRNMDDDEVFAYAKRIAAPYDLVMQTKQLGRLPVVQFAAGGVATPADAALMMQLGCDGVFVGSGIFKSGDPARRARAIVQAVTHYSDPTILADVSAGLGEAMVGINLNDPKVERYAARSE is encoded by the coding sequence ATGGCGTCGGACGGCAGCGGCGTGGTGACGGTGTACGGCAACAACGGCGCGGCGCTGCTGGAGCCCTCGAAGCAGCCCAAGTCGGCGGCTTTCTCCGTCAAGGTAGGGCTCGCGCAGATGCTCCGTGGCGGGGTCATCATGGACGTCGTCACCCCGGAACAGGCCCGCATCGCGGAGGAGGCCGGGGCCTGCGCCGTGATGGCGCTGGAGCGTGTGCCCGCCGACATCCGCGCGCAGGGCGGGGTGGCGCGGATGTCGGACCCGGGCCTCATCCGCGACATCAAGCGCGCCGTCACCATCCCCGTCATGGCGAAAGCCCGCATCGGCCACTTCGTCGAGGCGCAGATCCTGGAGGCCGTCGGCGTCGACTACGTGGACGAGAGCGAGGTCCTCACCCCCGCCGACGACGCGCACCACATCAACAAGCACAACTTCCGCGTGCCCTTCGTCTGCGGGTGCCGCGACCTCGGCGAGGCGCTCCGCAGGGTCCGCGAGGGCGCCGCCATGATCCGCACCAAGGGGGAGGCGGGCACGGGGAACGTCGTCGAGGCCGTGCGCCATGTGCGTTCCGTCATGGGCGACGTCCGCGCGCTCCGGAACATGGATGACGACGAGGTCttcgcctacgccaagcgcatcGCCGCGCCCTACGACCTCGTGATGCAGACCAAGCAGCTGGGTCGGCTCCCCGTCGTGCAGTTCGCGGCGGGGGGCGTGGCCACGCCCGCCGACGCCGCGCTCATGATGCAGCTTGGATGCGACGGCGTCTTCGTCGGCTCGGGAATCTTCAAGAGCGGCGACCCCGCCCGCCGCGCGCGCGCCATCGTCCAGGCTGTCACCCACTACAGCGACCCCACCATCCTGGCTGATGTCAGCGCGGGACTCGGGGAGGCCATGGTCGGCATCAACCTCAACGACCCAAAGGTCGAGCGATACGCCGCCAGATCCGAGTGA
- the LOC136549297 gene encoding uncharacterized protein, with protein sequence MAATPQTLSAPPPAAAAAPNPGKRKRQPKGNKKKKKLARSDQDDSVRRRRNKPSAKFLNLLRKRARDYNSDDEEEDDDDQQQEHPPNPRRRRGDDDGDDDEALSHSEPEEDEEEGASSSAVTRFEQGCRAFRVAFLKIMSKKLPDNPLGPIMSAHKTLVAAKLAEEVEEHKPKGESRKEKRVAAEKGHVIPKDHLDSTEKELVKVATKGVVRLFNAVSMAQKPRKDLNPSRTKDAKVLEKERKNTFLAELDMPSRQDKKSKASSNFSKHTGKDEDEPAWAPLRDTYMLGSKLKEWDKMKDSSAASEGKKGSFK encoded by the exons ATGGCGGCCACTCCCCAGACTCTGTCAGCTCCTccgcccgccgccgcggccgccccgAACCCCGGCAAGCGCAAGAGGCAACCCAAGggcaataagaagaagaagaagctcgCGCGCTCCGACCAGGATGACtctgtccgccgccgccgcaacaaGCCCAGCGCCAAGTTCCTCAACCTGCTCCGGAAGCGCGCTCGCGACTACAACTCCGACGATGAAGAGGAAGATGACGACGATCAGCAGCAGGAGCACCCGCCgaatccccgccgccgccgcggtgacgacgacggcgacgatgaCGAGGCCCTCTCCCACTCCGAGCCGGAGGAGGACGAAGAGGAGGGGGCCTCCAGCTCGGCCGTCACGAGGTTCGAGCAAGGCTGCAGGGCGTTCCGCGTCGCCTTCCTCAAGATCATGTCCAAGAAACTCCCCGACAATCCCCTG GGTCCAATCATGTCAGCGCACAAGACATTGGTGGCCGCCAAGTTAgccgaggaggtggaggagcacaAGCCCAAGGGAGAGTCTCGAAAGGAGAAGCGAGTG GCAGCAGAAAAGGGCCATGTCATACCTAAAGACCACTTGGACAGCACAGAGAAGGAGCTCGTCAAGGTTGCAACCAAGGGGG TCGTCAGGCTTTTCAATGCG GTGAGCATGGCACAAAAACCTCGGAAAGATTTGAACCCATCAAGGACTAAAGATGCCAAAG TtctagaaaaagaaagaaaaaacaccttCCTCGCGGAACTGGATATGCCATCTCGTCAAGATAAAAAGAGCAAGGCATCTTCCAATTTTTCCAAG CATACTGGCAAAGATGAAGATGAACCAGCATGGGCACCTCTTCGTGACACATACATGCTTGGTTCTAAATTGAAGGAATGGGACAAAATGAAG GATTCTTCTGCGGCCAGTGAGGGGAAAAAAGGTTCCTTTAAGTGA
- the LOC136549290 gene encoding serine/threonine-protein kinase EDR1-like isoform X2: MDWREQVFNIYEQNPQKQLPTSPPFGGTTTTSSSSSQASWKQIPPNPYQVQRKKIKFICSFGGVFLPRPSDGELRYVGGERHLVRIDRDMSWRELICKTTKLIRRDHTIKYHLPGEQLNMLISITSEDDLRNMIDECIFLEASRERLTMYLFSANEDEHGVHFLVTRSSSEEEKEAHFIALVNGLAAPVVASRMHSLGSTSASDLDQVMLGAKEDRLPAGMEEEYSMHIKGKPSQGIVVELPKTSSGPLEKTLPTPKFLTRKARKDNVQNREGNLITSGRNVHFGPCVPSESTHAATRGTSSDHAVSRHQPEMQQTTTTITGKGHQATGSQEKGSLRKELLIPLDSSNVNISSSNSSPTPHTNQSVFVILESSSRGSQKTVNQQTSSDNKKMRPERNSTQEEGISHSAAATEPPRNNNNFQLHNKTEIPEHSPESASPMHCHDDMDISSNLHTMEKSIAIISMKQQQPAVPNTCGNTPEKDHPSKTTSNSSETLLSSPFTSSDKRTEPKPNTLVRALSERQQERPNEQPSKVIKSRSVGANSPQIIVLPQEAKDNIAPLISEHEEHETKNSEQDSLKNADLGRGLTSNVQIISNEDLEDLREMGSGAFGTVFHGKWKGTDVAIKRIKNSCFMLPSPQADKLITEFWREAAILSKLHHPNILAFYGVVNNGPEATVATVTEFMVNGSLKKVLLRKDKYLDWRKRIMLAMDAAIGMEYLHSKDIVHFDLKCDNLLVNVKDPSRPICKVADFGLSKMKQATLVSGGMRGTLPWMAPELLTMSSTKVSEKARIHMMACTMEE; encoded by the exons ATGGACTGGAGAGAACAAGTGTTCAACATTTACGAACAAAACCCCCAAAAGCAGCTGCCAACAAGTCCTCCATTcggtggcaccaccaccaccagcagcagcagcagccaagcaTCATGGAAGCAAATCCCTCCAAACCCTTATCAAGTTCAGCGAAAGAAGATAAAGTTCATCTGCAGCTTTGGCGGCGTGTTCTTACCAAGGCCAAGTGACGGGGAGCTCCGGTATGTTGGTGGCGAGAGGCATCTGGTTCGGATTGACCGGGACATGTCATGGCGCGAGCTGATCTGCAAGACAACAAAGCTAATCAGGCGGGATCACACGATCAAGTACCATCTCCCAGGGGAGCAACTGAACATGCTCATTTCCATCACCTCTGAAGATGACCTTCGCAACATGATTGATGAGTGCATATTTCTAGAAGCAAGCAGAGAGAGACTTACCATGTACCTTTTCTCCGCGAACGAGGATGAGCATGGTGTGCACTTCCTTGTCACACGCTCATCATCCGAGGAGGAAAAGGAAGCACACTTCATTGCTCTCGTCAATGGACTCGCCGCACCAGTTGTGGCATCAAGAATGCACAGCCTTGGGAGCACGTCAGCCAGTGATCTAGATCAGGTGATGCTTGGCGCCAAAGAGGATAGGTTGCCGGCAGGCATGGAAGAGGAATATTCAATGCACATCAAAGGCAAGCCCTCGCAAGGGATCGTTGTAGAACTGCCAAAAACATCAAGTGGGCCACTGGAGAAGACACTTCCAACACCAAAATTCCTGACACGGAAGGCCAGAAAAGATAATGTGCAAAACAGGGAAGGCAACCTGATCACCTCTGGTAGAAATGTTCACTTTGGTCCATGTGTGCCATCTGAATCCACACATGCAGCTACGAGAGGGACCAGTAGTGATCATGCTGTCTCAAGACATCAGCCAGAAATGCAGCAAACTACTACAACTATAACTGGAAAGGGCCATCAAGCTACAGGATCTCAGGAAAAAGGATCACTGAGAAAAGAGCTGCTGATACCACTAGACAGCAGCAATGTGAACATATCATCATCTAATTCAAGTCCAACACCCCATACAAATCAATCCGTGTTTGTTatacttgaatcttcatcaaggGGCTCCCAGAAAACGGTGAATCAACAAACAAGCTCTGATAATAAGAAGATGAGACCAGAAAGGAATAGCACCCAGGAAGAAGGTATATCTCattcagcagcagcaacagaacCACCAAGAAATAACAACAACTTTCAATTGCATAATAAGACGGAGATACCCGAACATAGTCCTGAGTCTGCTTCTCCTATGCACTGCCATGATGATATGGACATCAGTTCAAACTTGCATACTATGGAGAAGTCAATTGCAATCATCAGCATGAAGCAGCAACAGCCTGCAGTTCCTAATACGTGTGGTAACACTCCAGAGAAAGATCATCCATCCAAGACTACCAGCAATAGCAGTGAAACATTACTTTCTAGCCCTTTTACATCTTCAGACAAGAGAACTGAGCCGAAACCAAATACTCTAGTGCGTGCTTTGAGCGAGAGACAACAAGAACGGCCCAATGAACAACCGTCAAAAGTGATCAAGTCTCGGTCAGTTGGTGCTAATAGTCCTCAGATCATAGTTCTGCCACAAGAAGCTAAAGACAACATCGCACCGTTGATCTCAGAGCATGAA GAACATGAAACCAAGAACAGTGAACAAGATAGTCTGAAAAATGCAGATTTGGGCAGAGGTCTTACAAGTAATGTCCAG ataaTAAGCAATGAGGACCTCGAAGATCTCCGTGAGATGGGATCCGGTGCATTCGGAACAGTTTTCCATGGAAAATGGAAGGGGACTGATGTTGCTATTAAACGGATAAAGAATAGTTGCTTTATGTTACCATCACCTCAAGCCGATAAGCTG ATTACGGAATTTTGGAGAGAAGCAGCCATCCTCTCGAAACTTCACCACCCGAACATTCTGGCATTTTATGGAGTTGTAAATAACGGACCTGAGGCAACAGTAGCTACTGTAACAGAATTCATGGTCAATGGATCTCTCAAGAAAGTCCTCCTTCGCAAGGACAAGTATCTTGATTGGCGCAAACGGATAATGCTTGCAATGGATGCAGCCATTGGGATGGAGTACTTGCACTCCAAGGACATTGTCCACTTTGATTTGAAATGTGATAACTTGCTAGTGAATGTTAAGGATCCATCTCGTCCCATTTGCAAG GTTGCTGATTTTGGCTTATCGAAGATGAAACAAGCCACCCTTGTTTCTGGTGGAATGAGAGGAACACTTCCATGGATGGCCCCAGAGTTGCTAACAATGAGTAGCACTAAAGTATCTGAAAAG GCGAGGATCCATATGATGGCATGCACTATGGAGGAGTGA
- the LOC136549290 gene encoding uncharacterized protein isoform X1: MDWREQVFNIYEQNPQKQLPTSPPFGGTTTTSSSSSQASWKQIPPNPYQVQRKKIKFICSFGGVFLPRPSDGELRYVGGERHLVRIDRDMSWRELICKTTKLIRRDHTIKYHLPGEQLNMLISITSEDDLRNMIDECIFLEASRERLTMYLFSANEDEHGVHFLVTRSSSEEEKEAHFIALVNGLAAPVVASRMHSLGSTSASDLDQVMLGAKEDRLPAGMEEEYSMHIKGKPSQGIVVELPKTSSGPLEKTLPTPKFLTRKARKDNVQNREGNLITSGRNVHFGPCVPSESTHAATRGTSSDHAVSRHQPEMQQTTTTITGKGHQATGSQEKGSLRKELLIPLDSSNVNISSSNSSPTPHTNQSVFVILESSSRGSQKTVNQQTSSDNKKMRPERNSTQEEGISHSAAATEPPRNNNNFQLHNKTEIPEHSPESASPMHCHDDMDISSNLHTMEKSIAIISMKQQQPAVPNTCGNTPEKDHPSKTTSNSSETLLSSPFTSSDKRTEPKPNTLVRALSERQQERPNEQPSKVIKSRSVGANSPQIIVLPQEAKDNIAPLISEHEEHETKNSEQDSLKNADLGRGLTSNVQIISNEDLEDLREMGSGAFGTVFHGKWKGTDVAIKRIKNSCFMLPSPQADKLITEFWREAAILSKLHHPNILAFYGVVNNGPEATVATVTEFMVNGSLKKVLLRKDKYLDWRKRIMLAMDAAIGMEYLHSKDIVHFDLKCDNLLVNVKDPSRPICKVADFGLSKMKQATLVSGGMRGTLPWMAPELLTMSSTKVSEKIDVYSFGIVMWEIITGEDPYDGMHYGGVIGGILSNTLRPPVPTSCNPEWRKLMEQCWSTEPERRPSFTEVASRLRAILEASQRESPR; the protein is encoded by the exons ATGGACTGGAGAGAACAAGTGTTCAACATTTACGAACAAAACCCCCAAAAGCAGCTGCCAACAAGTCCTCCATTcggtggcaccaccaccaccagcagcagcagcagccaagcaTCATGGAAGCAAATCCCTCCAAACCCTTATCAAGTTCAGCGAAAGAAGATAAAGTTCATCTGCAGCTTTGGCGGCGTGTTCTTACCAAGGCCAAGTGACGGGGAGCTCCGGTATGTTGGTGGCGAGAGGCATCTGGTTCGGATTGACCGGGACATGTCATGGCGCGAGCTGATCTGCAAGACAACAAAGCTAATCAGGCGGGATCACACGATCAAGTACCATCTCCCAGGGGAGCAACTGAACATGCTCATTTCCATCACCTCTGAAGATGACCTTCGCAACATGATTGATGAGTGCATATTTCTAGAAGCAAGCAGAGAGAGACTTACCATGTACCTTTTCTCCGCGAACGAGGATGAGCATGGTGTGCACTTCCTTGTCACACGCTCATCATCCGAGGAGGAAAAGGAAGCACACTTCATTGCTCTCGTCAATGGACTCGCCGCACCAGTTGTGGCATCAAGAATGCACAGCCTTGGGAGCACGTCAGCCAGTGATCTAGATCAGGTGATGCTTGGCGCCAAAGAGGATAGGTTGCCGGCAGGCATGGAAGAGGAATATTCAATGCACATCAAAGGCAAGCCCTCGCAAGGGATCGTTGTAGAACTGCCAAAAACATCAAGTGGGCCACTGGAGAAGACACTTCCAACACCAAAATTCCTGACACGGAAGGCCAGAAAAGATAATGTGCAAAACAGGGAAGGCAACCTGATCACCTCTGGTAGAAATGTTCACTTTGGTCCATGTGTGCCATCTGAATCCACACATGCAGCTACGAGAGGGACCAGTAGTGATCATGCTGTCTCAAGACATCAGCCAGAAATGCAGCAAACTACTACAACTATAACTGGAAAGGGCCATCAAGCTACAGGATCTCAGGAAAAAGGATCACTGAGAAAAGAGCTGCTGATACCACTAGACAGCAGCAATGTGAACATATCATCATCTAATTCAAGTCCAACACCCCATACAAATCAATCCGTGTTTGTTatacttgaatcttcatcaaggGGCTCCCAGAAAACGGTGAATCAACAAACAAGCTCTGATAATAAGAAGATGAGACCAGAAAGGAATAGCACCCAGGAAGAAGGTATATCTCattcagcagcagcaacagaacCACCAAGAAATAACAACAACTTTCAATTGCATAATAAGACGGAGATACCCGAACATAGTCCTGAGTCTGCTTCTCCTATGCACTGCCATGATGATATGGACATCAGTTCAAACTTGCATACTATGGAGAAGTCAATTGCAATCATCAGCATGAAGCAGCAACAGCCTGCAGTTCCTAATACGTGTGGTAACACTCCAGAGAAAGATCATCCATCCAAGACTACCAGCAATAGCAGTGAAACATTACTTTCTAGCCCTTTTACATCTTCAGACAAGAGAACTGAGCCGAAACCAAATACTCTAGTGCGTGCTTTGAGCGAGAGACAACAAGAACGGCCCAATGAACAACCGTCAAAAGTGATCAAGTCTCGGTCAGTTGGTGCTAATAGTCCTCAGATCATAGTTCTGCCACAAGAAGCTAAAGACAACATCGCACCGTTGATCTCAGAGCATGAA GAACATGAAACCAAGAACAGTGAACAAGATAGTCTGAAAAATGCAGATTTGGGCAGAGGTCTTACAAGTAATGTCCAG ataaTAAGCAATGAGGACCTCGAAGATCTCCGTGAGATGGGATCCGGTGCATTCGGAACAGTTTTCCATGGAAAATGGAAGGGGACTGATGTTGCTATTAAACGGATAAAGAATAGTTGCTTTATGTTACCATCACCTCAAGCCGATAAGCTG ATTACGGAATTTTGGAGAGAAGCAGCCATCCTCTCGAAACTTCACCACCCGAACATTCTGGCATTTTATGGAGTTGTAAATAACGGACCTGAGGCAACAGTAGCTACTGTAACAGAATTCATGGTCAATGGATCTCTCAAGAAAGTCCTCCTTCGCAAGGACAAGTATCTTGATTGGCGCAAACGGATAATGCTTGCAATGGATGCAGCCATTGGGATGGAGTACTTGCACTCCAAGGACATTGTCCACTTTGATTTGAAATGTGATAACTTGCTAGTGAATGTTAAGGATCCATCTCGTCCCATTTGCAAG GTTGCTGATTTTGGCTTATCGAAGATGAAACAAGCCACCCTTGTTTCTGGTGGAATGAGAGGAACACTTCCATGGATGGCCCCAGAGTTGCTAACAATGAGTAGCACTAAAGTATCTGAAAAG ATTGATGTCTATTCTTTTGGCATTGTAATGTGGGAAATTATCACAGGCGAGGATCCATATGATGGCATGCACTATGGAGGAGTGATAG GGGGTATTTTGAGCAACACACTACGGCCACCAGTGCCAACTTCATGTAACCCAGAATGGAGGAAACTGATGGAACAATGCTGGTCAACTGAACCTGAGAGACGCCCTTCGTTCACCGAAGTTGCATCTCGTCTTCGTGCCATCCTAGAAGCAAGCCAGAGGGAATCTCCACGTTAA